The Mycobacterium avium subsp. avium genomic sequence CGAATCCAGGCCGGACAGCACCCGGCGCAGCTTGTGCACGATGCCGAACTCGTCCGGCGACAGCAGCAGCTCGTCCTTGCGGGTGCCCGAGGGGTTCACGTCGACCGCCGGGAAGACCCGCCGCTCGGCGATCTTGCGGTCCAGCTTGAGCTCGGCGTTACCGGTGCCCTTGAACTCCTCGAAGATGACGGTGTCACCGGTGGATCCGGTCTCGACCATGGCGGTGGCGATGATGGTCAGCGAGCCGCCTTCCTCGATGTTGCGGGCGGCGCCCAGGAACCGCTTGGGCGGGTAGAGCGCGGTGGAGTCCACACCACCGGACAGGATGCGGCCCGAGGCGGGCGACGCGTTGTTGTAGGCGCGGCCCAGCCGGGTGATCGAGTCCAGCAGCACGACGACGTCCTTGCCCTGCTCGACGAGGCGCTTGGCGCGCTCGATGGCCAGCTCGGCGACCGAGGTGTGGTCGGACGGCGGCCGGTCGAACGTCGAGGCGATGACCTCGCCCTTGACCGAGCGCTGCATGTCGGTGACCTCCTCGGGCCGCTCGTCGACGAGCACGACCATGAGGTGGCATTCGGGGTTGTTCTTGGTGATCGCGTTGGCGATGTCCTGCAGGATGGTCGTCTTACCCGCCTTGGGCGGCGACACGATCAGCGCGCGCTGGCCCTTGCCGATCGGCATGATCAGGTCGATGACCCGGGTGGTCAGCCGGTCCGGCGTGGTCTCCAGGCGCAGCCGCTGGTTCGGGTACAGCGGCGTCAGCTTGCCGAATTCGGGACGCTTCTTGGCGTCCTCGACGGAGCCGCCGTTGACACTGTCCAGGCGCACCAACGGGTTGAACTTCTGCCGTTGGTTGGGTTGTTCGCCGTCCTTGGGCACCCGGACCGCACCGGTCACCGCGTCACCGCGGCGAAGGCCGTTCTTGCGCACCATGTTCATCGACACGTAGACGTCGTGCGGGCCGGCCAGGTAGCCGGAGGTGCGCACGAAGGCGTAGTTGTCGAGCACGTCGAGAATGCCGGCTACCGGTTGGACGACGTCGTCCTCGCGCAGTTCGGCGTCGCCGCCCTCACCGGACCGTTCGCCGCGGCGCCGGCGGTCACGGAAGCGGCGTCCCCGCCGGCCCTGACGTCCCTCGCCGTCGTCGTCCTGCTGGTTGGAGCCGCGCCCCTGCTGGCCACCGGAGCTCTGCTGGTCCTGGTCGCCGCCATCCTGCTTGCTTTGCTCGCGGCTGTCCTGCTTGTTTTGCTCGCGGCCGTCGGTCTCGCGGTCGGCGTCGTCGTTGCCGCGGCCGGCCGCTCCCGCGTCGCGGGACGCGCTGCGTCGTTCGCGGCGCGGCGCCTCGGCGGTGGCGCCGTTCTGGGCCGGCGCCTCGGCGGCGCTTTGAGCGCCGGTGTGGTCGTTGGCGTCCTTGGTGTCGGGCGTGGTGTCGTCCTTGGCGTCCTTGGCGTCGGGCTTGCCGCTGTCCTCGGCCGGCTCGGCGCCGTTGGCCTGCTCAGCGGGCGCGGCCCCGTTGGCCTGCCCCCGGACTTCCTTGATCGCGGCGATCAGTTCGTTCTTACGCATGCCC encodes the following:
- the rho gene encoding transcription termination factor Rho; protein product: MTDTDLFTAGENTDANQLSPAVTTDTPDAKTHAPVGALTTMVLPELRALANQVGVKGTSGMRKNELIAAIKEVRGQANGAAPAEQANGAEPAEDSGKPDAKDAKDDTTPDTKDANDHTGAQSAAEAPAQNGATAEAPRRERRSASRDAGAAGRGNDDADRETDGREQNKQDSREQSKQDGGDQDQQSSGGQQGRGSNQQDDDGEGRQGRRGRRFRDRRRRGERSGEGGDAELREDDVVQPVAGILDVLDNYAFVRTSGYLAGPHDVYVSMNMVRKNGLRRGDAVTGAVRVPKDGEQPNQRQKFNPLVRLDSVNGGSVEDAKKRPEFGKLTPLYPNQRLRLETTPDRLTTRVIDLIMPIGKGQRALIVSPPKAGKTTILQDIANAITKNNPECHLMVVLVDERPEEVTDMQRSVKGEVIASTFDRPPSDHTSVAELAIERAKRLVEQGKDVVVLLDSITRLGRAYNNASPASGRILSGGVDSTALYPPKRFLGAARNIEEGGSLTIIATAMVETGSTGDTVIFEEFKGTGNAELKLDRKIAERRVFPAVDVNPSGTRKDELLLSPDEFGIVHKLRRVLSGLDSHQAIDLLMSQLRKTKNNYEFLVQVSKTTPGAMDND